GCCGCCTTACCGGCGACGTTGTGCATCAGCGGTCCTCCCTGCGCGCCGGGGAAGATGGCCGAGTCGACGTCGTCTGCAAATTCCTCATCACAGATTATGAGCCCGCCCCGGCCCGCGCGAATTGTCTTGTGCGTACTTCCGGTGACGAACTCCGCGTGGTCGACCGGTGATGCGTGGATGCCGGCCGCGATGAGTCCAGTGACATGAGCAATGTCGGCGAGATGGTAGGCGTCGACTTCGTGGGCGATCTCCCCCATGCGTTCGTAGTCGAACTCACGGGGGTATGCCGACGAGCCGCTGACGATGATGTCGGGGTCGACGTCGCGTGCGTGCGCCGCCAGTTCGTCGTAATCGATGTATCCCGTCTCAGGGTCGACCTCGTACTGTTCGACGTCGTAGAGTTGTCCTGAGAAGTTGACTGTGTGTCCGTGCGAGAGGTGTCCGCCGTGCGAGAGTGCCAGCGAGAGGATAGTGTCGCCGGGCTCTAGGGCGGCGAAGTAGACGCCCATGTTAGCCTGCGTTCCGCTATGTGGCTGGACGTTGACGTGCTCTGCGTCGAAAAGTTCCGTTGCACGGTCGATGGCGAGTTGCTCGACGGTGTCGACGTGCTGGCATCCTCCGTAGTAGCGGTTTCCGGGGTAGCCCTCGGCATACTTGTTCGTCAGGACGCTTCCCTGCGCTTCAAGAACGGCTTTCGAGACGTGGTTCTCCGAAGCAATCATTCCGAGTGTCGACTCCTGCCGGTCGCGTTCGCGAGTAACGGCCTCGGACACGCTCGGAGCTATCTGGCTGAGTGACTGTTCGAACGCCATAGTCAACCTCGAACGGATGTGTGTAAGTATCTTGCGAGACCTCTGGGTTGAACACAACCTGTAACGAGAGAGGAAGGCTGTGGACCGCGTGTGTCAGGAGCAGGGATTTATGGCGAGTGAGAGGGTACTCTCGTCCGATGCGAACTATTAGTACCGATGACGCGCCGACAGCTGTCGGGGCATACAGTCAGGCGACGACAAACGGCGACATCCTCTTCACCGCAGGACAGCTCCCGATGACGGCTGACGGGGAACTGCTGGACGACGCCACCGTCGGCGAGCAGACGAGACAGTGTCTAAAGAACGTCGAGGCGATTCTCGAAGCCGAGGGGCGGTCGATAGACGACGTACTCAAGACAACAGTCTTCCTCAACGATATCGACGATTTCGATGCGTTCAATGAGGCCTACAGCGAGTTCTTCGGTGTCGAACCGCCCGCTCGTAGCGCCGTCGAAGTCGCAAACGTCCCAAAGGGTGCAGCGATCGAGATCGAAGCGGTCGCCGTCGCCGACTGACGCGGTTCTGCTGCGTTCGCCTGTGGCCGACATCCGGTCGCGGGTGACGTTTATCCGGCGCAGATTCGAGATGTATCGACATGCCGATGAGAATTGAAGGGACCGAAATTCACAATGATATCATTGTTATTCGCAGGGAGAAAGATGCCTCGGAGAGTGCTCGTATCAGTCTTCGATTAAGGACCGTCGAACAGCGGGAACGCCGTCAGTCGTCAGCTACGGCCGTCGTCTCACCGTCACTGACGGCGCTTTCCTCGTGTCTATCCCTGGGAGCGTCGGGGTTTGCAAGGTCCAGTTCCTCGGGAGCCCCGAGCTGTACGTCGACACGGTCGGGCTCTTCGACTTCCGTTCGACCCTGCTGAACCGTGAGCTGGTCATCGAGGTGGAGCTGTACCGCCTCGATCAGCGCCTCGGCCTCGAGCGGCTGTCCACGAGCCTTGAGCTCTGCCTCCGTTGCGTCAGCGGGGACGTTGAACGCTCGTTGAGAGATAATCGGTCCCTGATCGAGGTCCGTCGTCACGTAGTGGGCAGTAACGCCGGCGACGCGAACGCCCTCCTCCAGTGCCTGCCGGTAGGCGGCCGCACCGGGGAACGACGGGAGCAGACTCGGGTGAACGTTGATGATGCGCTGTTCGTACCGGAAGACGACTTCGGGGGAGAGAATCCGGATGTAGCGGGCCAGCGCAATGAGGTCAACGTCGTACTCGGCGAGGTGGTCGAGTAGCTCCTCTTCGTCTGGCGCTCCGTTCTCGTCGCCGACGTCGTGGAACGGGACGTCGTATTCGGCCGCCAGCGGCTCCAGCGCGTCGTGGTTCCCGATAACGACATCGATGTCGGCACCGAGTTCGCCGTCGTGCCACCGTTCGAGAAGCGCTTCGAGGCAGTGGCTCTCTTTCGTCACGAGGACGGCGATAGACTGGTTCTCGCAGTTCGACGGGAACCGGACCCGCACGTCGACGTCGAACTCGTCACCCAGGTCGTGCAGTTTTCCCCGGAACGTCTCCCGGTCGACCGTCATCTCGGAAATATCGACACGCATCGTCATCCGGAAGGTCCCATCTCGAACCGCCTGGTCGAGGTCGGTGATGTTGACGCTGTGGTCGAACAGGAGTGCGGTGATGTCGGCGATGAGTCCCGAATCGTCGTCGCCGACGACCGTTATCTCGGTCGACTCGCGGGTCATCGTCCCCACCGCGTCGATTCGTTTACGGAACCGTTCGTCGCCCGTCGCCGGGTGGCAGTTCGACATACGCGTTCCTGTCGCTGCCGCCGTAGTGGCGGCCCACTCTCTTGAGGTAGCATCCAATCGATACGTTCCAGTCCACCGGTAATGAACGTTCGTTCTCGTAGAACCAAGCGGACACGATGTGTTTCCGCCGCACATTGTGTATTCTCTCTGTCACTATGAAAAGCGATCTACCGACATCGCCAGACGCCGTCTCCGGCGCCGTTGAGTCGACTGAGCGCCGCCGTCGACAATTTAATGTCGCCGCCAAGAGGGACGGGTGATATGGAGTACCACGAGTCAGTCGAGTACCTAGAATCGTTACAGCGGTCTCGACCCAAGCTCGGAACGGAGACGACTAGAAGGCTTCTCTCGGAGCTCGGGTCCCCTCACCGCGACATCGACTGCGTCCAGATTGCGGGGTCGAACGGCAAGGGAAGCACCGCATGCATGCTCGAACGGGTTCTCCGCGAGGCAGGACTCGACGTTGGCCTCTACACATCGCCGGACTTGAACGATCTGCGCGAGCGTATTCGGGTGAACGGTCGTACGATTCCGAGAGCGCGTGTCAGCGAATTTGTCAAAGAGGTGACTGGCTCTATCGAGCAGCTCCGTGCTGAGAACGATGCGCCGACCTACTTCGAAGTGCTCACCGCCCTCGCGTTCTCTCACTTCAATTCGGAGGCCGTCGACGTCGCCGTCCTCGAGGTCGGAATCGGGGGGCGGTACGACGCAACGAGCGTCATCGACCCCGTAGCCGGCGCCGTCACGAACGTCACGCTCGAACATACGGATATCCTCGGCGACACCGTTGAAGCGATCGCTCGCGATAAAGCGCAGGTCGCACCATCGGAGGCACCGCTAGTTACTGGTGCGAACGGGACAGCGCTCGAGACCATTCGAGCGG
The sequence above is drawn from the Haloprofundus salinisoli genome and encodes:
- the glyA gene encoding serine hydroxymethyltransferase, with translation MAFEQSLSQIAPSVSEAVTRERDRQESTLGMIASENHVSKAVLEAQGSVLTNKYAEGYPGNRYYGGCQHVDTVEQLAIDRATELFDAEHVNVQPHSGTQANMGVYFAALEPGDTILSLALSHGGHLSHGHTVNFSGQLYDVEQYEVDPETGYIDYDELAAHARDVDPDIIVSGSSAYPREFDYERMGEIAHEVDAYHLADIAHVTGLIAAGIHASPVDHAEFVTGSTHKTIRAGRGGLIICDEEFADDVDSAIFPGAQGGPLMHNVAGKAAGFAEAQTDEFEAYAEQVVSNAKRLASRLKAEGLSLVSGGTDKHLMLVDLRDSHPELTGKAAESALSDVGIIVNKNTVPGETRSPMVTSGIRIGTPALTTRGFGGTEMETVADLIVDVLESPDDDRVRNRVTSTVDELCEEFPVYE
- a CDS encoding Rid family detoxifying hydrolase; translation: MRTISTDDAPTAVGAYSQATTNGDILFTAGQLPMTADGELLDDATVGEQTRQCLKNVEAILEAEGRSIDDVLKTTVFLNDIDDFDAFNEAYSEFFGVEPPARSAVEVANVPKGAAIEIEAVAVAD
- a CDS encoding formyltetrahydrofolate deformylase is translated as MTRESTEITVVGDDDSGLIADITALLFDHSVNITDLDQAVRDGTFRMTMRVDISEMTVDRETFRGKLHDLGDEFDVDVRVRFPSNCENQSIAVLVTKESHCLEALLERWHDGELGADIDVVIGNHDALEPLAAEYDVPFHDVGDENGAPDEEELLDHLAEYDVDLIALARYIRILSPEVVFRYEQRIINVHPSLLPSFPGAAAYRQALEEGVRVAGVTAHYVTTDLDQGPIISQRAFNVPADATEAELKARGQPLEAEALIEAVQLHLDDQLTVQQGRTEVEEPDRVDVQLGAPEELDLANPDAPRDRHEESAVSDGETTAVADD